A window of Chitinophagales bacterium contains these coding sequences:
- a CDS encoding FIST C-terminal domain-containing protein, producing the protein MKTALYTLVEGNWQAQITRQEVDVAKVQLVICFGAKEELRKTGLYEGVHRLFPRAQVLFGSTAGEIMGEQVLDDAVFLVAIEFEQTRIHSGSVNRRDFSSCYDAARALVKQLSSDGLKYILVISDGSLVNGSELVRGLKDATSPGVLVTGGLAGDGANFVSTLTGLNANPAEGIISAIGFYGDKIVVNHGSQGGWDIFGPERRVTRSTHNVLYEIDGKNALALYKKYLGSEAAQLPGSALLFPLSIIAPDSQTPVVRTILSIDEEEQTMTFAGDLPEGSKVRFMKANFDKITAAANIAAQQTLGGYIQSPDFALLISCVGRKLILGPRIEEEVEAVREALGPDTLLAGFYSYGEISPFNEGGSCQLHNQTMTITTFHELP; encoded by the coding sequence ATGAAAACAGCACTTTACACCTTAGTGGAAGGCAACTGGCAGGCACAAATCACCCGACAGGAAGTTGATGTGGCGAAAGTGCAACTGGTTATTTGTTTTGGTGCTAAAGAAGAGTTGCGAAAGACGGGCCTCTATGAAGGAGTACACAGGCTATTCCCCCGGGCACAGGTTCTGTTTGGCAGTACTGCAGGGGAGATCATGGGTGAACAGGTATTGGATGATGCGGTATTTCTGGTGGCCATTGAATTTGAACAGACCCGCATTCATTCAGGTTCTGTGAACCGCCGCGATTTTTCGAGTTGCTATGATGCGGCGCGTGCATTGGTAAAACAACTATCCTCTGATGGTTTAAAATACATCCTGGTCATTTCCGATGGAAGCCTGGTCAATGGTAGTGAATTGGTGCGTGGCCTGAAGGACGCTACGAGTCCCGGTGTATTGGTGACCGGCGGCCTGGCAGGTGATGGGGCCAATTTTGTATCCACCCTTACGGGATTGAATGCAAACCCAGCCGAAGGCATTATATCCGCCATTGGTTTTTATGGAGACAAGATCGTTGTCAATCATGGGTCACAAGGTGGATGGGATATTTTTGGCCCCGAGCGAAGGGTGACCCGTTCCACCCATAATGTGTTATATGAAATTGATGGGAAGAATGCACTGGCTTTATATAAAAAGTATTTGGGTTCCGAGGCTGCTCAATTACCCGGTAGTGCGCTGTTGTTTCCTCTTTCGATCATAGCGCCGGACAGTCAGACACCTGTAGTTCGAACCATCCTGTCTATAGATGAAGAAGAACAGACCATGACTTTTGCCGGCGATCTGCCCGAAGGATCTAAGGTGCGGTTCATGAAGGCCAATTTTGACAAGATCACTGCCGCTGCCAATATCGCGGCCCAGCAAACCCTGGGCGGGTATATACAATCACCTGATTTTGCCTTGCTGATCAGTTGCGTGGGACGTAAACTGATCCTTGGTCCGCGTATAGAAGAAGAAGTGGAAGCTGTTCGGGAAGCCCTGGGTCCCGATACCTTATTGGCAGGATTTTATTCCTATGGTGAGATCTCTCCATTCAATGAAGGAGGCTCCTGTCAATTGCACAATCAAACAATGACCATTACGACCTTTCATGAGTTACCATAA
- a CDS encoding sigma-54-dependent Fis family transcriptional regulator, with product MEPYSIFIVEDDPWYGEILEYHLSLNPDYTITRFTSGKDCLDNLHRKPDLVTIDFSLPDITGDKLFEKIHAADNQLPVIVISGQEEITVAVDLLKKGVRDYLVKDDNTKDLLWNAVIKVRETGTLKKEVEKLKEELGQKFAFEKTIIGQSASLKKVFALMEKATKTNINVSVTGETGTGKEVVAKAIHYNSERKKKNFVAVNMAAIPKELIESELFGHEKGAFTGAVARKAGKFEEANGGTIFLDEIAELDLSLQSKLLRVLQEREVIRVGGNEKVKLDVRLIVATHKNLAEEVSAGNFREDLYYRVIGLPIELPPLRERGNDVLILAKFFIDEFVRENKLDTLTLTEDAREKLMRYSYPGNVRELKAMIELAAVMSNGGEITASDINYTHTKGGENFMVEEKSLRQYNCDIITYFLKKYDNDVLKVAERLDIGKSTIYKMIQQKEILV from the coding sequence GTGGAACCATACTCTATTTTTATCGTGGAAGACGATCCATGGTATGGAGAAATTCTCGAATACCATCTTTCGCTCAACCCCGATTACACCATTACCCGCTTTACATCAGGCAAAGACTGCCTGGATAACCTCCATCGTAAACCCGATCTGGTCACGATCGATTTTTCCCTGCCGGATATAACCGGTGATAAACTGTTTGAAAAGATCCATGCGGCGGACAACCAGCTCCCCGTCATAGTGATCAGCGGACAGGAAGAGATCACCGTTGCCGTAGACCTCCTGAAAAAGGGGGTACGCGATTACCTGGTCAAGGATGATAACACCAAAGACCTTCTTTGGAATGCCGTGATCAAGGTACGCGAAACGGGTACGCTGAAAAAGGAAGTGGAGAAACTGAAAGAAGAGTTGGGGCAAAAATTTGCCTTTGAAAAGACCATCATTGGACAAAGCGCTTCGCTCAAAAAGGTTTTTGCCTTAATGGAGAAAGCGACCAAGACAAATATCAATGTATCTGTTACCGGCGAAACCGGTACGGGTAAAGAGGTTGTGGCAAAAGCTATTCACTATAACAGTGAACGAAAGAAGAAAAATTTTGTGGCGGTGAACATGGCCGCTATCCCCAAGGAACTGATCGAGAGTGAACTCTTTGGTCATGAAAAGGGTGCTTTCACAGGTGCGGTGGCCCGCAAGGCAGGAAAATTTGAAGAAGCCAATGGCGGTACGATCTTCCTGGATGAGATCGCGGAACTGGACCTGAGCCTGCAGAGTAAACTGTTGCGGGTATTGCAGGAAAGAGAAGTGATCCGTGTGGGAGGAAATGAAAAAGTAAAACTGGATGTACGGCTGATCGTCGCCACCCATAAGAACCTCGCAGAGGAAGTAAGTGCCGGGAATTTCCGGGAAGATCTCTATTACCGTGTCATTGGATTACCCATTGAACTCCCGCCACTTCGTGAACGGGGTAATGATGTGTTGATCCTCGCAAAATTCTTTATTGATGAGTTTGTCCGGGAAAATAAACTGGATACCCTCACGCTTACCGAGGATGCGCGGGAGAAATTGATGCGCTATAGTTATCCGGGTAATGTGCGCGAATTAAAAGCCATGATCGAATTGGCCGCCGTCATGAGCAATGGGGGAGAGATCACGGCTTCGGATATCAATTATACACATACCAAAGGCGGGGAGAATTTTATGGTAGAGGAAAAGTCCCTGCGCCAATATAACTGTGATATCATTACTTATTTTCTGAAAAAATATGACAACGATGTGCTGAAAGTGGCCGAACGCCTGGATATCGGTAAGAGCACGATCTACAAAATGATCCAGCAAAAAGAAATACTGGTATGA
- a CDS encoding DoxX-like family protein, whose protein sequence is MTQEKLLTLFFAIVWFTNGFVCKVLNLVPRHEAIVARILGPTNSETFTLLIGLAEIGIAIWILTGFKSRINAILQMAVVTIMNTLEFLLAPDLLLWGKFNAVFAFLFILLIYYHEFIMNRPQKNSL, encoded by the coding sequence ATGACCCAAGAAAAATTGCTTACCCTTTTTTTTGCAATAGTTTGGTTTACTAACGGGTTTGTGTGTAAAGTATTAAATCTTGTACCCAGGCATGAAGCCATTGTTGCAAGGATACTCGGTCCAACAAATTCAGAAACTTTTACGTTGTTGATCGGCCTGGCTGAAATCGGAATTGCGATCTGGATCTTAACTGGCTTCAAATCAAGGATTAATGCGATTCTTCAAATGGCCGTCGTAACAATAATGAACACCTTGGAATTTCTTCTTGCTCCCGACCTATTGCTTTGGGGAAAATTCAATGCTGTCTTTGCCTTTCTATTTATCCTCCTGATCTATTATCATGAGTTTATAATGAACCGACCTCAAAAAAATTCTCTATGA
- a CDS encoding DUF2071 domain-containing protein: MSFFQNHPFAVEAYFKSSVVLTFAVPKEQLQSMLPERLELDLFQDKWGFLAVAMVDTCGLRPKGFPTILGNNFFLIGYRLFVRYTNKAGKRLRGLYILRSETNKKKMEFLGNIFTQYKYTTTDIEQFGDKTSRIIQSKNSNFRVELRESNETIPLPAGSPFSNWKEARMFAGPLPFTFSCSKKNDSVLIIEGVRENWTPIPLQVKDYYFNFLETLPIQDPILANAFEIKNIPYFWKKGKIEKWT, from the coding sequence ATGAGCTTTTTCCAAAACCATCCATTTGCAGTGGAGGCCTATTTTAAAAGTTCAGTGGTGCTCACCTTTGCCGTACCTAAAGAACAGCTTCAAAGCATGTTGCCTGAACGACTTGAGCTCGATCTTTTTCAGGATAAATGGGGATTTTTAGCCGTAGCCATGGTTGATACTTGCGGATTAAGACCCAAGGGATTCCCCACTATCCTGGGAAACAATTTTTTTCTGATCGGTTATCGCCTCTTTGTCAGATATACGAATAAAGCGGGAAAAAGATTGAGAGGTTTGTATATTCTCCGGTCGGAAACGAATAAAAAGAAAATGGAATTTCTGGGAAACATTTTTACCCAATATAAATATACCACAACGGATATCGAACAATTCGGTGATAAAACCAGTCGAATCATACAATCAAAAAACTCAAATTTCCGTGTGGAGCTAAGGGAAAGCAATGAAACAATACCCCTCCCTGCTGGTTCACCTTTTTCCAATTGGAAGGAGGCGAGAATGTTTGCAGGGCCGCTCCCCTTTACTTTTTCCTGTTCAAAGAAAAATGATTCCGTTTTGATCATTGAAGGTGTGCGAGAAAATTGGACCCCAATACCCCTTCAGGTGAAAGATTACTATTTTAATTTTTTGGAAACGCTGCCCATTCAGGATCCAATTTTAGCAAATGCATTTGAAATAAAGAATATTCCTTATTTCTGGAAAAAAGGAAAGATCGAAAAATGGACTTAA
- a CDS encoding methyltransferase domain-containing protein yields MDLKRGPFQGVVNIIRFNWHFYLLAVLVILVLIVVCPLLPDQLKSICTLTYILSLIAILISLFVSYFVYDRSNLYHLDWLPDLNDQQVLSVNAGFDEVSEILKLQSPAIHLSVCDFYNPQKHTEISIRRARKAYPPHPGTFSVSTESLPFSNHSFKYILAILSVHEIRDPKERVLFFKELERVLHPGGAIYITEHLRDLPNFIAYTIGAFHFHSRSNWMHTFAKTGFILEREIKTTPFIRTFILIKNGNTL; encoded by the coding sequence ATGGACTTAAAACGCGGCCCCTTTCAGGGAGTGGTGAATATCATTCGTTTCAACTGGCACTTTTATCTGCTGGCGGTACTTGTAATCCTGGTCCTGATTGTCGTTTGCCCGCTTTTGCCCGACCAGCTCAAATCTATTTGTACATTAACCTATATCCTTTCCCTCATCGCAATTCTCATCTCTCTTTTTGTTTCCTATTTCGTATATGACAGGTCAAATCTTTACCACCTTGATTGGCTACCCGATTTAAACGACCAACAAGTGTTATCTGTCAATGCAGGATTTGATGAAGTTAGCGAGATACTAAAACTACAGTCTCCTGCCATACATCTATCCGTTTGTGATTTCTACAACCCACAGAAGCACACAGAAATATCGATCCGGCGGGCAAGAAAAGCCTATCCTCCACATCCCGGCACCTTTTCGGTATCAACAGAAAGCCTCCCGTTTTCCAATCACAGTTTTAAGTATATACTCGCCATACTATCCGTTCACGAAATTAGAGACCCGAAAGAACGAGTCCTGTTTTTTAAGGAGCTTGAACGTGTGCTTCATCCCGGTGGGGCTATTTATATAACTGAACACCTTCGCGACCTACCAAATTTTATTGCCTATACAATCGGGGCTTTTCATTTTCATAGCAGATCCAACTGGATGCATACTTTTGCAAAAACGGGATTCATCCTCGAAAGGGAAATAAAAACTACTCCATTCATTCGAACTTTTATCCTTATAAAAAATGGAAATACACTTTAA